A genomic stretch from Bacillus sp. N1-1 includes:
- a CDS encoding alpha-ketoacid dehydrogenase subunit beta, with amino-acid sequence MAQMTMIQAITDAMRTELKNDENVLVFGEDVGQNGGVFRATEGLQKEFGEDRVFDTPLAESGIGGMSIGLALTGFRPVPEVQFFGFVYEVMDAISGQMARLRYRSGGSFHAPITVRSPFGGGVKTPELHADSLEGLMAQQPGLKVVIPSNPYDAKGLLISAIRDNDPVIFLEHMKLYRSFRQEVPEEEYTIEIGKAEVKREGTDITIVTYGAMVQASLKAAEELEKNDISAEVIDLRTVSPLDIDTIIASVEKTNRAIVVQEAQKQAGIAANVVAEINDRAILSLEAPVLRVAAPDTVFAFSAAEDVWLPDHTDIIEKATQVVNF; translated from the coding sequence ATGGCGCAAATGACAATGATTCAAGCAATCACTGATGCGATGCGTACGGAGTTGAAAAATGACGAGAACGTACTCGTGTTTGGTGAAGACGTAGGTCAAAACGGCGGCGTTTTCCGTGCGACAGAAGGACTTCAAAAGGAATTTGGCGAAGATCGCGTGTTCGATACTCCGCTTGCTGAATCAGGTATCGGTGGTATGTCTATCGGACTTGCACTTACTGGATTCCGTCCAGTACCAGAAGTTCAATTCTTTGGTTTCGTATACGAGGTAATGGATGCTATTTCTGGTCAAATGGCACGTCTTCGTTACCGTTCAGGCGGCTCTTTCCACGCGCCGATTACTGTACGCTCACCATTTGGTGGAGGAGTTAAAACTCCTGAGCTTCATGCGGATAGCCTTGAAGGTCTTATGGCTCAACAGCCAGGACTTAAAGTAGTAATCCCTTCTAACCCTTATGATGCAAAAGGACTTCTAATTTCTGCGATCCGTGATAACGATCCAGTTATTTTCCTTGAGCACATGAAGCTTTATCGCTCTTTCCGTCAGGAAGTTCCTGAAGAAGAGTACACAATTGAAATAGGTAAAGCTGAAGTTAAACGTGAAGGTACTGACATCACAATCGTAACTTACGGTGCGATGGTTCAGGCTTCACTTAAAGCTGCTGAAGAGCTTGAGAAGAACGATATTAGTGCAGAAGTAATCGACCTTCGTACGGTGAGCCCACTCGACATTGATACAATTATTGCTTCTGTTGAGAAAACAAACCGTGCAATTGTCGTGCAAGAAGCTCAAAAGCAAGCTGGAATTGCTGCTAACGTTGTTGCAGAAATCAATGACCGCGCAATCCTAAGTCTTGAAGCACCAGTACTTCGCGTAGCTGCACCAGATACTGTATTTGCATTCTCTGCAGCTGAAGATGTATGGCTTCCTGATCATACTGATATTATCGAAAAAGCAACTCAAGTTGTTAATTTCTAA